A genomic stretch from Corynebacterium terpenotabidum Y-11 includes:
- a CDS encoding pyruvate carboxylase has translation MAIPSFDKILVANRGEIAVRAFRAAYETGATTVAVYPREDRNSFHRAFADEAVRIGVEGSPVKAYLDIDEIIRAAKQTGADAVYPGYGFLSENAQLARECAANGITFIGPSPETLELTGDKSAAVEAARRAGLPILDDSEPSADIDELVSFAEGRTYPLFVKAVAGGGGRGMRFVGSPEELAEKAAEASREAAAAFGDGRVYIERAVINPQHIEVQILGDTQGNIIHLYERDCSLQRRHQKVVEIAPAQHISEELRQRICADAVTFCKSINYYGAGTVEFLVDENENHVFIEMNPRIQVEHTVTEEVTSVDLVKSQMDILAGASLADLGLSQESIVLRGAALQTRITTEDPNNGFRPDTGTITAYRSPGGAGVRLDGAASLGGEITAHFDSMLVKMTCRGADFAQAVTRAQRALNEFTVSGVATNIGFLRALLREDDFQHHRISTAFIQDHPWLLQAPPADDEAGRLLDYLADVTVNRPNGERPTDVVPNRKLPASIVQHDAKSAGEGVSGAPLPRGNRDLLLEVGPAEFARRLRAQQALAVTDTTFRDAHQSLLATRVRTTSLVSAAEAVARLTPELLSVEAWGGATYDVALQFLHEDPWERLDQLRAAMPNTNIQMLLRGRNTVGYTPYPDVVCRSFVAEAAASGVDIFRIFDALNDIDQMRTAIDAVLETGTGVAEVAMAYAGDLSNPAEDLYTLDYYLRLAERIVTSGAHVLAIKDMAGLLRPQAASTLVTALRSNFDVPVHVHTHDTAGGQLATYLAAAQAGADAVDGASASMAGTTSQPSLSAIVAAFAHTDRDTGLSLDAVNSLEPYWEAVRALYGPFESGLPGPTGRVYTHEIPGGQLSNLRTQAVALGLGDRFELIEDAYAGVNTLLGRPTKVTPSSKVVGDLALYLVGSGVSVDEFAADPQKYDIPASVIAFLRGELGTPPGGWPEPLRTKALEGRASTASRVTEVPAEEEAHLTGTTSAERRAALSRLLFPKESAGFAEHARQFGDVSVLTDRQFLYGLKEGEETAVRIKGNPPLVVRLDAVGEPDEKGMRQVVMNVNGQIRPMRVRDRGVESVTAAAEKADPAVEGQVAAPFAGAVTVTATVGDEVSAGDAVAVIEAMKMEATITTPVAGRVARVIMTKPTKVEGGDLLVVVE, from the coding sequence ATGGCTATCCCCTCTTTCGACAAAATCCTCGTCGCCAACCGTGGCGAGATCGCGGTGCGTGCCTTCCGGGCCGCCTACGAGACCGGCGCGACAACCGTCGCCGTCTATCCCCGGGAGGACCGTAACTCCTTCCACCGCGCCTTCGCCGACGAAGCCGTGCGCATCGGTGTCGAAGGCTCGCCGGTCAAGGCCTACCTCGACATCGACGAAATCATCCGCGCCGCCAAGCAGACCGGTGCGGACGCCGTCTACCCCGGCTACGGCTTCCTCTCGGAGAACGCGCAGCTGGCCCGCGAGTGCGCCGCGAACGGCATCACCTTCATTGGCCCGTCCCCGGAGACCCTGGAGCTGACCGGTGACAAGTCCGCCGCCGTCGAGGCCGCCCGCCGGGCGGGGCTGCCGATCCTCGACGACTCCGAACCCAGCGCCGACATCGACGAACTCGTCTCCTTCGCCGAGGGACGCACCTACCCCCTGTTCGTCAAAGCGGTCGCCGGCGGCGGAGGACGCGGGATGCGCTTCGTCGGCTCCCCCGAGGAGCTGGCGGAGAAGGCCGCCGAGGCGTCGCGCGAAGCCGCCGCAGCATTCGGTGACGGTCGTGTCTACATCGAGCGCGCCGTCATCAACCCGCAGCACATCGAGGTCCAGATCCTCGGTGACACCCAGGGCAACATCATCCACCTCTACGAGCGGGACTGCTCCCTGCAGCGCCGCCACCAGAAGGTCGTGGAGATCGCCCCGGCCCAGCACATTTCCGAGGAACTGCGCCAGCGCATCTGCGCGGACGCCGTGACGTTCTGCAAGTCGATCAACTACTACGGTGCCGGCACCGTGGAGTTCCTCGTCGACGAGAACGAGAACCACGTCTTCATCGAGATGAACCCGCGGATCCAGGTCGAGCACACGGTGACCGAGGAGGTCACCTCCGTCGACCTCGTGAAGTCCCAGATGGACATCCTGGCCGGCGCCTCCCTGGCCGATCTCGGACTGAGCCAGGAGAGCATCGTCCTGCGCGGTGCCGCCCTGCAAACCCGCATCACCACCGAGGACCCGAACAACGGCTTCCGTCCGGACACCGGCACCATCACCGCCTACCGCTCCCCGGGCGGAGCGGGCGTCCGCCTCGACGGGGCGGCGTCCCTCGGTGGCGAGATCACCGCCCACTTCGACTCGATGCTCGTGAAGATGACCTGCCGCGGCGCGGACTTCGCCCAGGCGGTCACCCGCGCCCAGCGTGCCCTCAACGAGTTCACCGTCTCCGGGGTCGCCACCAACATCGGCTTCCTGCGGGCCCTGCTGCGCGAGGACGACTTCCAGCACCACCGCATCTCCACCGCCTTCATCCAGGACCATCCGTGGCTGCTGCAGGCCCCACCGGCCGATGACGAGGCCGGACGCCTCCTCGACTATCTCGCCGACGTGACCGTCAACCGGCCGAACGGCGAGCGTCCCACCGACGTGGTGCCGAACCGCAAGCTGCCAGCGAGCATCGTCCAGCACGACGCGAAATCCGCCGGTGAGGGCGTCAGCGGGGCCCCGCTGCCCCGTGGCAACCGCGACCTGCTGCTCGAGGTCGGCCCCGCCGAGTTCGCCCGCCGACTGCGGGCACAGCAGGCCCTGGCGGTCACCGACACCACCTTCCGGGACGCCCACCAGTCCCTGCTGGCCACCCGGGTACGGACCACATCCCTGGTCTCCGCCGCCGAGGCGGTTGCCCGGCTCACCCCCGAGCTGCTCTCTGTCGAGGCCTGGGGTGGTGCCACCTATGACGTGGCCCTGCAGTTCCTCCACGAGGATCCGTGGGAGCGGCTCGACCAGCTGCGTGCGGCGATGCCGAACACGAACATCCAGATGCTGCTGCGCGGCCGCAACACCGTCGGCTACACCCCCTACCCGGACGTGGTGTGCCGCTCCTTCGTCGCCGAGGCCGCGGCGTCCGGGGTGGACATCTTCCGCATCTTCGACGCACTCAACGACATCGACCAGATGCGCACCGCCATCGACGCGGTGCTGGAGACCGGGACCGGTGTCGCCGAGGTCGCCATGGCCTACGCCGGTGACCTCTCGAACCCGGCCGAGGACCTCTACACCCTCGACTACTACCTGAGGCTCGCCGAGCGGATCGTCACCTCCGGCGCGCATGTCCTCGCCATCAAGGATATGGCGGGCCTGCTCCGCCCGCAGGCGGCGTCCACCCTGGTGACAGCCCTGCGGTCGAACTTCGATGTGCCGGTGCACGTACACACCCACGACACCGCCGGCGGCCAGCTCGCAACCTACCTCGCGGCCGCCCAGGCCGGTGCCGATGCCGTCGACGGGGCGTCCGCCTCGATGGCCGGGACGACGTCGCAGCCGTCACTGTCCGCTATCGTGGCCGCCTTCGCCCACACCGACCGGGATACCGGCCTGTCCCTGGACGCCGTCAACTCCCTGGAGCCCTACTGGGAGGCCGTCCGCGCCCTCTACGGTCCCTTCGAATCCGGACTGCCCGGCCCTACGGGCCGGGTGTACACCCACGAAATCCCCGGTGGGCAGCTGTCCAACCTGCGGACGCAGGCCGTCGCCCTCGGCCTCGGCGACCGCTTCGAGCTCATCGAGGACGCCTACGCGGGAGTGAACACCCTGCTCGGTCGGCCGACCAAGGTCACCCCGTCCTCCAAGGTCGTCGGTGACCTGGCACTGTACCTCGTCGGCTCCGGGGTGAGTGTCGACGAGTTCGCCGCGGACCCGCAGAAGTACGACATCCCGGCGTCCGTTATCGCCTTCCTCCGTGGCGAGCTGGGCACCCCGCCCGGTGGCTGGCCGGAGCCGCTGCGCACGAAGGCCCTGGAGGGCCGTGCCTCGACCGCGTCGCGGGTGACCGAGGTCCCGGCCGAGGAGGAGGCCCACCTCACTGGTACGACCTCAGCCGAGCGGCGGGCCGCACTGAGCCGTCTGTTGTTCCCGAAGGAATCCGCGGGCTTCGCCGAGCATGCCCGGCAGTTCGGTGACGTCTCCGTCCTCACCGACCGGCAGTTCCTCTACGGCCTCAAGGAGGGCGAGGAGACGGCGGTGCGTATCAAGGGCAATCCGCCGCTGGTCGTCCGCCTGGACGCCGTCGGGGAACCCGATGAGAAGGGCATGCGTCAGGTCGTCATGAACGTCAACGGCCAGATCCGTCCGATGCGGGTGCGCGACCGCGGGGTCGAGTCCGTCACCGCCGCCGCGGAGAAGGCCGACCCGGCTGTCGAGGGTCAGGTCGCCGCACCGTTCGCCGGGGCGGTCACCGTCACCGCGACGGTCGGTGACGAGGTCAGCGCCGGGGACGCCGTGGCCGTCATCGAGGCGATGAAGATGGAGGCGACGATCACGACCCCGGTCGCCGGTCGGGTCGCGCGGGTCATCATGACCAAGCCGACCAAGGTGGAGGGCGGCGACCTGCTCGTCGTCGTCGAGTAG
- a CDS encoding bifunctional 2-methylcitrate synthase/citrate synthase — translation MSTAMSTEENIEIKKGLAGVVVDYTAVSKVVPETNSLTYRGYPVQELVANCTFEDVAYLLWNGELPTAEQRAAFEKTERSQREVPQALIDLIDGLPTDCHPMDVCRTAASWLGTQDPEADDRSGDGVRRIGLSLLAKMPTVVAYDMRRRHGQEFIAPDPERSIAENYLYMAFGDGEGSPATHEADVEAFDQSLTLYAEHSFNASTFTGRVIASTTSDTYSAVTGAIGALKGPLHGGANEAVMHNFLEVDDPDKAEAWVLDKADNKEKIMGFGHRVYKRGDSRVPSMEAAMRRTAANHDGQKWVDMYEKMQAAMDKRTGIQPNLDFPAGPTYYMLGIDIPFFTPIFVIARIVGWTAHIAEQNESNALIRPLSAYNGAAQRSVGA, via the coding sequence ATGAGCACCGCCATGAGCACCGAAGAGAACATCGAGATCAAGAAGGGCCTGGCCGGCGTCGTCGTCGACTACACCGCCGTGTCCAAGGTCGTCCCGGAGACCAACTCCCTGACCTACCGCGGCTACCCCGTCCAGGAACTCGTCGCGAACTGCACCTTCGAGGACGTCGCCTACCTGCTGTGGAACGGCGAACTGCCGACCGCGGAACAGCGCGCTGCGTTCGAGAAGACCGAGCGCTCCCAGCGCGAGGTCCCGCAGGCCCTCATCGACCTCATCGACGGCCTCCCCACCGACTGCCACCCGATGGACGTCTGCCGCACTGCGGCGTCCTGGCTCGGCACCCAGGACCCCGAGGCCGACGACCGCTCCGGCGACGGTGTGCGCCGCATCGGCCTGAGCCTGCTGGCCAAGATGCCGACCGTCGTCGCCTACGACATGCGTCGCCGGCACGGCCAGGAGTTCATCGCCCCGGACCCCGAGCGGTCCATCGCGGAGAACTACCTGTACATGGCCTTCGGTGACGGCGAGGGCTCCCCCGCTACCCACGAGGCCGACGTCGAGGCCTTCGACCAGTCGCTCACGCTCTACGCCGAGCATTCCTTCAACGCCTCGACCTTCACCGGCCGCGTCATCGCGTCCACCACCTCGGACACCTACTCCGCGGTCACCGGTGCGATCGGCGCCCTCAAGGGGCCGCTGCACGGTGGCGCCAATGAGGCCGTCATGCACAACTTCCTCGAGGTCGACGATCCGGACAAGGCCGAGGCCTGGGTCCTGGACAAGGCCGACAACAAGGAAAAGATCATGGGCTTCGGCCACCGCGTCTACAAGCGCGGCGATTCCCGCGTCCCGTCGATGGAGGCCGCGATGCGCCGCACCGCCGCCAACCACGACGGACAGAAGTGGGTCGACATGTACGAGAAGATGCAGGCCGCGATGGACAAGCGCACCGGCATCCAGCCGAACCTGGATTTCCCGGCCGGCCCGACCTACTACATGCTCGGTATCGACATCCCGTTCTTCACCCCGATCTTCGTCATCGCCCGCATTGTCGGCTGGACCGCCCACATCGCGGAACAGAACGAGAGCAATGCACTGATCCGACCGCTGTCCGCCTACAACGGCGCAGCACAGCGCAGCGTCGGGGCATAG
- the prpB gene encoding methylisocitrate lyase — protein MSGLYSSNVSPTARRQAFRESLTSPTITRLPGAFSPLVARAIQEKGFEGVYVSGAVVAADLALPDIGLTTLTEVAGRARQIARATDLPVLVDADTGFGEPMSAARTVSELEDAGIAGCHLEDQVNPKRCGHLDGKEVVPTDVMLRRIGAAVKERRDDQFVICARTDAAGVEGIDSAIERAKAYADAGADLIFTEALHTPAEFAKFRAAVDIPLLANMTEFGKSELLSAQTLEDLGFNAVIYPVTTLRIAMGQVEEALGDIAETGTQKEWLERMQHRSRLYELLRYAEYNEFDTSVFTYSRENYDPTA, from the coding sequence ATGTCAGGCCTGTACTCCAGCAACGTCTCCCCGACCGCGCGTCGGCAGGCATTCCGCGAGTCGCTGACCTCCCCGACGATCACCCGGCTGCCCGGCGCCTTCTCCCCGCTGGTCGCCCGCGCGATCCAGGAGAAGGGCTTCGAAGGCGTCTACGTCTCCGGCGCCGTCGTCGCCGCGGACCTGGCCCTGCCGGACATCGGACTGACCACGCTCACCGAGGTCGCCGGCCGGGCACGCCAGATCGCCCGCGCCACCGACCTGCCGGTCCTGGTCGACGCCGACACCGGCTTCGGTGAACCGATGTCCGCCGCCCGGACCGTCTCCGAGCTGGAGGACGCCGGCATCGCCGGCTGCCACCTCGAAGACCAGGTCAATCCGAAGCGCTGCGGCCACCTCGACGGTAAGGAGGTCGTCCCCACGGACGTCATGCTGCGCCGGATCGGTGCCGCCGTGAAGGAGCGTCGTGACGACCAGTTCGTCATCTGCGCCCGGACCGACGCCGCCGGTGTCGAGGGCATCGACTCCGCCATCGAACGGGCCAAGGCCTACGCCGACGCCGGTGCCGACCTCATCTTCACCGAGGCCCTGCACACCCCGGCGGAGTTCGCGAAGTTCCGTGCCGCGGTCGACATCCCGCTGCTGGCGAATATGACCGAGTTCGGCAAGTCCGAACTACTGTCCGCGCAGACTCTGGAGGATCTCGGCTTCAACGCCGTGATCTACCCGGTGACCACCCTGCGCATCGCCATGGGCCAGGTCGAGGAAGCACTCGGTGACATCGCCGAGACCGGCACGCAGAAGGAATGGCTGGAGCGTATGCAGCACCGTTCCCGGCTCTACGAACTCCTGCGCTACGCCGAATACAACGAGTTCGACACGAGCGTTTTCACCTACTCCCGCGAGAATTACGACCCCACCGCCTGA
- a CDS encoding MmgE/PrpD family protein: MENHIVRVHPSAEDFPKSEHLAWKIAQVAADPVAVPAESAEMAVNRIIDNASVAVASVLRRPPSTARSQALSRPQTPGSTVFGVPGTYAPEWAALANGVAVRELDYHDTFLAAEYSHPGDNIPPILAVAQRQAAAKGLTGEDLIRGIVTGYEIQVDLVKGICLHAHKIDHVAHLGPSVAAGLGAMLKLDPETIYQAVGQALHTTTATRQSRKGLISSWKAFAPAFAGKMAIEATDRAMRGEGAPAPIWEGEDGVIAWMLDGPDAEYTVPLPAAGEGKRGILDTYTKEHSAEYQSQAPIDLAFRLRSQISNLDDIESIVLHTSHHTHYVIGTGANDPQKFDPDASRETLDHSVMYIFAVALEDGVWDYNTSYSPERAHTASTIALWNKISTVEDPEWTRRYHSNDPQVKAFGAKAVVTLTDGTVIEDELAVANAHPLGAHPFDRSQYEGKFRKLADGLVTEKEQERFLEAARNAASLRADELDQLTVTFDPEVLAKAPVIPEGIL; encoded by the coding sequence GTGGAAAATCACATTGTTCGCGTTCACCCCTCAGCCGAAGACTTCCCCAAGAGCGAACACCTCGCCTGGAAGATCGCCCAGGTCGCCGCCGATCCGGTGGCCGTGCCCGCCGAATCCGCTGAAATGGCCGTGAACCGGATCATCGACAACGCCTCCGTCGCCGTCGCTTCCGTACTCCGTCGCCCGCCGAGCACCGCCCGCTCCCAGGCCCTGTCCCGTCCGCAGACCCCCGGTTCCACCGTCTTCGGTGTCCCCGGCACCTACGCCCCGGAGTGGGCGGCGCTGGCTAACGGTGTCGCCGTGCGTGAGCTCGACTACCACGACACCTTCCTCGCCGCCGAGTACTCCCACCCCGGCGACAACATCCCGCCGATCCTCGCCGTCGCCCAGCGCCAGGCCGCAGCCAAGGGCCTCACCGGCGAGGACCTCATCCGCGGTATCGTCACCGGCTACGAGATCCAGGTCGACCTGGTCAAGGGCATCTGCCTCCACGCCCACAAGATCGACCACGTCGCCCACCTCGGCCCGTCGGTCGCCGCCGGTCTCGGTGCGATGCTCAAGCTCGACCCGGAGACCATCTACCAGGCCGTCGGCCAGGCACTCCACACCACCACCGCCACCCGCCAGTCCCGCAAGGGCCTGATCAGCTCCTGGAAGGCCTTCGCCCCGGCCTTCGCCGGCAAGATGGCCATCGAGGCGACCGACCGTGCGATGCGCGGCGAGGGTGCACCGGCCCCGATCTGGGAGGGTGAGGACGGCGTCATCGCCTGGATGCTCGACGGCCCGGACGCCGAGTACACCGTCCCGCTGCCCGCCGCCGGCGAAGGCAAGCGCGGCATCCTGGACACCTACACCAAGGAGCACTCCGCGGAGTACCAGTCCCAGGCCCCGATTGACCTGGCCTTCCGCCTGCGCAGCCAGATCAGCAACCTCGACGACATCGAGTCGATCGTGCTGCACACCAGCCACCACACCCACTACGTCATCGGCACCGGTGCGAACGACCCGCAGAAGTTCGACCCGGACGCCTCCCGCGAAACCCTCGACCACTCCGTGATGTACATCTTCGCCGTGGCCCTCGAGGACGGCGTGTGGGACTACAACACCTCCTACTCCCCGGAGCGCGCCCACACCGCCTCGACCATCGCCCTGTGGAACAAGATCTCCACCGTCGAGGACCCGGAGTGGACCCGCCGCTACCACTCCAACGACCCGCAGGTGAAGGCCTTCGGCGCGAAGGCCGTCGTCACCCTCACCGACGGCACCGTCATCGAGGACGAGCTGGCCGTCGCCAACGCCCACCCGCTGGGGGCGCACCCCTTCGACCGCTCCCAGTACGAGGGCAAGTTCCGTAAGCTCGCCGACGGCCTCGTCACCGAGAAGGAGCAGGAGCGCTTCCTGGAGGCCGCCCGCAACGCGGCGTCCTTGCGAGCCGACGAGCTGGACCAGCTCACCGTCACCTTCGATCCCGAGGTCCTCGCGAAGGCCCCGGTCATCCCCGAAGGCATCCTCTGA
- a CDS encoding dipeptide ABC transporter ATP-binding protein — translation MVGESGSGKSTTAMSIMGLLPGGGHVTGGTITFDGRDITHLTEREFTGLRGSEIGLVPQDPMSNLNPVWSIGHHIKEALKANAVATGSAAHVRAVELMEEAGLTEADRRINQYPHQFSGGQRQRALIACGLAARPKLLIADEPTSALDVTVQRQILDHLEGLTRELGTAVLLITHDLGLAAERAQRIIVMSQGRIVEAGPSLEILQDPQHPYTRKLVASAPSVAARQTELEIREPLGDAGVDPGQDAEATRNLIEVEGLTKIYPVPGDRPWRKKEFTAAEDVSFHLRRGRTLALVGESGSGKSTVARMVLGLLEPTRGTVTFDGTDVTNLDRAGELAFRRRVQPVFQNPYGSVDPMYSVFNTIAEPLRIHQVGSRKEREARVRELLDLVAMPASMMSRYPGELSGGQRQRVAIARALALAPEALILDEAVSALDVLVQSQVLSLLRDLQESMGLTYLFITHDLAVVTQIADETLVMRHGRIVERGETDALFAAPEQEYTRHLIDSIPGGSLPLYQG, via the coding sequence GTGGTCGGCGAATCCGGTTCCGGCAAGTCCACCACCGCGATGAGCATCATGGGCCTGCTGCCCGGCGGCGGCCACGTCACCGGCGGCACGATCACCTTCGACGGCCGGGACATCACCCACCTCACCGAGCGGGAATTCACCGGCCTCCGCGGGTCCGAGATCGGCCTGGTCCCGCAGGACCCGATGAGTAACCTCAACCCGGTGTGGTCGATCGGGCACCACATCAAGGAGGCCCTCAAGGCCAACGCTGTCGCGACCGGGTCGGCGGCGCACGTCCGGGCCGTCGAGCTGATGGAGGAAGCCGGGCTCACCGAGGCTGACCGCCGCATCAACCAGTACCCGCACCAGTTCTCCGGTGGTCAGCGGCAGCGTGCCCTCATCGCCTGCGGCCTGGCGGCTCGTCCGAAGCTGCTCATCGCCGACGAGCCGACCTCCGCCCTGGATGTCACGGTCCAGCGGCAGATCCTCGACCACCTCGAGGGGCTCACCCGTGAACTCGGCACTGCGGTCCTGCTCATCACCCACGACCTCGGCCTCGCCGCCGAGCGCGCCCAGCGCATCATCGTGATGAGTCAGGGACGGATCGTCGAGGCCGGTCCCTCGCTGGAGATTCTGCAGGACCCGCAGCACCCGTACACCCGCAAGCTCGTGGCGTCCGCCCCGTCGGTGGCGGCACGGCAGACCGAGCTGGAGATCAGGGAACCGCTGGGCGACGCCGGGGTGGACCCCGGGCAGGACGCCGAGGCCACCCGGAACCTCATCGAGGTCGAGGGACTGACGAAGATCTACCCGGTGCCCGGCGACCGGCCGTGGCGAAAGAAGGAGTTCACCGCCGCCGAGGACGTGAGTTTCCACCTCCGCCGGGGCAGGACGCTGGCGCTGGTCGGCGAGTCCGGATCGGGCAAGTCCACGGTCGCCCGGATGGTGCTGGGCCTGCTGGAACCAACCCGCGGCACGGTGACCTTCGACGGCACCGACGTGACGAATCTCGACCGTGCCGGTGAACTGGCGTTCCGACGCCGTGTCCAGCCGGTGTTCCAAAACCCCTACGGCTCGGTGGACCCGATGTACTCGGTGTTCAACACCATCGCCGAGCCGCTGCGGATCCACCAGGTCGGGTCACGGAAGGAGCGGGAGGCCCGGGTCCGTGAGCTGCTGGATCTGGTGGCGATGCCGGCGTCGATGATGTCCCGGTACCCCGGGGAATTGTCCGGCGGACAGCGTCAGCGCGTGGCGATCGCCCGTGCCCTGGCACTCGCTCCGGAGGCACTGATCCTCGACGAGGCGGTCAGCGCCCTTGACGTCCTCGTGCAGTCGCAGGTCCTGTCCCTGCTCAGGGACCTGCAGGAGAGCATGGGACTGACGTACCTGTTCATCACCCATGATCTTGCGGTGGTCACACAGATCGCCGATGAGACACTGGTGATGCGCCACGGCCGGATCGTGGAACGCGGTGAGACCGACGCCCTCTTCGCTGCCCCGGAGCAGGAGTACACCCGTCACCTCATCGATTCGATCCCGGGAGGTTCGCTGCCGTTGTACCAGGGGTAG
- a CDS encoding ABC transporter permease — protein sequence MSDPQHTPPTPLPRSGRWVAEVETADVLTRDQLLPEDAPRGFWGEAWVSLRRRPMFWISVAIITLVTLIAVFPGLFSGTDPRAANLEDSLAGARSGHPFGFTQQGYDVYARTIYGARASVATGVLTTLAVTVLGIIIGAVAGYVGGWVDAVLSRLTDIFFAIPLLLAGIVLMQAFDVRTTWTVVLVLSLFGWPQMARMVRGAVMQTKNNDYVEASRALGLSRTGILVRHILPNCLAPIIVMTTTNLGIYIVAEATLSYLGIGLPPETVSWGNDISTAQSTLRIAPEILFYPAGALALTVLGFILLGDTLKDALDPKERTR from the coding sequence ATGTCTGACCCACAGCACACCCCACCCACTCCCCTGCCCCGGTCCGGACGCTGGGTCGCCGAGGTCGAGACCGCCGACGTCCTCACCCGTGACCAGCTCCTTCCGGAGGACGCGCCCCGCGGATTCTGGGGGGAGGCCTGGGTCAGCCTGCGACGCCGTCCGATGTTCTGGATCTCCGTCGCCATCATCACCCTGGTCACCCTCATCGCCGTGTTCCCGGGCCTGTTCTCCGGTACCGACCCGCGCGCCGCGAACCTGGAGGACTCACTGGCGGGCGCCCGCTCCGGCCACCCCTTCGGCTTCACCCAGCAGGGTTACGACGTTTACGCCCGCACCATCTACGGCGCCCGTGCCTCGGTGGCGACCGGCGTCCTCACCACGCTGGCGGTGACGGTTCTCGGCATCATCATCGGTGCGGTCGCCGGCTACGTCGGCGGCTGGGTGGACGCGGTCCTGTCCCGGCTCACCGACATCTTTTTCGCCATCCCGCTGCTGCTCGCCGGCATTGTCCTCATGCAGGCCTTCGACGTGCGCACCACCTGGACCGTCGTCCTGGTGCTGTCGCTGTTCGGATGGCCGCAGATGGCACGCATGGTGCGTGGCGCGGTGATGCAGACAAAGAACAACGACTACGTCGAGGCGTCCCGCGCCCTAGGCCTGTCCCGGACCGGGATCCTCGTCCGACACATCCTGCCGAACTGTCTGGCCCCGATCATCGTGATGACCACGACGAACCTGGGCATCTACATCGTCGCCGAGGCGACCCTGTCGTATCTCGGTATCGGGCTGCCCCCGGAGACCGTGTCCTGGGGAAACGACATCTCCACCGCACAGTCCACCCTCCGGATCGCCCCGGAGATCCTGTTCTACCCCGCCGGCGCCCTGGCGCTCACCGTGCTCGGATTCATCCTGCTCGGCGACACCCTCAAGGACGCCCTCGATCCGAAGGAGCGCACCCGATGA
- a CDS encoding ABC transporter permease, whose product MWWYLGKRLLQLIPVFLGATFLIYAMVFLTPGDPVLALAGDKAADPAVLDSIREQYNLDKPFIVQYFLYLGGIFQGDLGLTFSGREVTTVLAEAFPITIRLAVMALVIETLFGVGFGVVAGLKKGGWFDSTLLVVSLIIIAVPVFVLGFVGQFLFGIRWGIVPPTVGSHGSFTRLLLPAVVLGLVSFAYVLRLTRSEVAQNLRADYVRTASARGLSRPRVISAHVLRNSLIPVVTFIGADFAALLGGAIVTEGIFNIHGVGGLLFEAVKLGESPTVVSVVTVLVVIFVLSNLIIDLLYALLDPRIRYV is encoded by the coding sequence ATGTGGTGGTATCTCGGAAAACGACTTCTCCAACTGATCCCCGTCTTCCTCGGGGCGACCTTCCTCATCTACGCGATGGTCTTCCTCACCCCCGGTGATCCGGTGCTGGCCCTGGCCGGCGACAAGGCGGCCGATCCGGCGGTGCTCGACTCCATCCGCGAGCAGTACAACCTGGACAAGCCCTTCATCGTCCAGTACTTCCTGTACCTCGGCGGCATCTTCCAGGGCGACCTCGGGCTCACGTTCTCCGGCCGGGAGGTGACGACGGTGCTCGCCGAGGCCTTCCCGATCACCATCCGGCTGGCCGTCATGGCCCTGGTCATCGAGACCCTCTTCGGCGTCGGCTTCGGGGTCGTCGCCGGTCTGAAGAAGGGCGGTTGGTTCGACTCCACCCTGCTGGTGGTCTCGCTGATCATCATCGCCGTGCCGGTCTTCGTGCTCGGCTTCGTCGGCCAGTTCCTCTTCGGCATCCGTTGGGGGATCGTCCCGCCGACGGTCGGCTCCCACGGGTCCTTCACGCGACTGCTGTTACCCGCCGTCGTCCTCGGCCTGGTCTCCTTCGCCTATGTTCTGCGACTCACCCGCTCCGAGGTCGCCCAGAACCTGCGGGCCGACTACGTGCGCACGGCGTCCGCCCGCGGGCTGTCCCGTCCGCGGGTGATCTCCGCCCATGTCCTGCGGAACTCGCTGATCCCGGTGGTCACCTTCATCGGCGCCGATTTCGCGGCCCTGCTCGGCGGCGCCATCGTCACCGAGGGAATCTTCAACATCCACGGCGTGGGTGGTCTGCTGTTCGAGGCGGTGAAGCTCGGGGAATCCCCGACGGTGGTCAGCGTGGTCACTGTCCTCGTGGTGATCTTCGTGCTCTCCAACCTCATCATCGACCTGCTCTACGCCCTGCTCGACCCGAGGATCCGCTATGTCTGA